Proteins co-encoded in one Candidatus Poribacteria bacterium genomic window:
- a CDS encoding class IV adenylate cyclase: MATNLEFKAHCPSLETLYPRLADLEATHCETVYQIDTYFYVTQVKDAAILETCKPRLKLREISEARHRVPSQDETDEAWLIYYERPNQSESRYSQYQLSKVSDPSTLKTLLTVALGVETIVQKQREVWMFKNTRIHLDTVANLGQFIELETVFQGQTEVEAANEHQYVKRILHLGTADPVAVSYSDLVMQKP; this comes from the coding sequence ATGGCAACAAACTTAGAATTCAAAGCACACTGTCCGTCGCTTGAAACCCTCTATCCGAGGTTGGCTGATTTAGAGGCGACACACTGTGAAACCGTCTATCAAATTGATACCTATTTTTATGTGACGCAGGTAAAAGACGCTGCGATATTAGAAACCTGTAAACCGCGTCTTAAATTGCGTGAGATTAGCGAGGCACGCCATCGCGTGCCCTCGCAAGATGAAACAGATGAAGCGTGGCTTATCTACTATGAGCGTCCGAATCAAAGCGAATCTCGTTATAGTCAGTACCAACTCAGCAAGGTTAGCGACCCGTCAACCCTCAAAACGCTGCTAACCGTTGCCTTGGGAGTTGAAACGATTGTCCAAAAACAGCGAGAGGTCTGGATGTTCAAAAATACCCGTATCCATCTCGATACAGTTGCCAATTTAGGACAGTTTATCGAATTGGAAACGGTGTTTCAGGGACAAACAGAAGTCGAAGCAGCAAATGAACACCAGTACGTTAAAAGGATACTTCATTTAGGCACTGCTGACCCAGTTGCTGTCTCCTATAGCGACCTTGTTATGCAAAAGCCGTAA
- a CDS encoding sigma-70 family RNA polymerase sigma factor gives MKNDDAELIQRVLEGDDDAFSVLVRKYQKQVHALAWRKIGDFHTAEEITQDTFLKAYKKLATLKEPQRFDSWLYVIAANRCSSWLRKKRVWTQPLEELEETDNAHVQTGTYSGYVAAENERTTAEAQRDVVKKLLARLQESERTVITLHYFGEMSCTEISAFLGVSANTIKSRLRRAQQRLKREEPMIRAALDNFKITPNLTENIMREVARIKPATPSSSKPFAPWTIAASTVAVVLLMLGIGNQQHAIRFQQPYSLDAASEMTVELIETPIVLNIASKPDIRTQIGSTNTPNKSSKSGQPFKDTQAFVKEAHADEFVDDYTKWELPKAAKARLGKGGINALQFSPDGTQIAVGSNIGVWLYDAETGKEINMFPGMCESIVFSPDGQFIASSGSRPGLQLWEIVTGQKMSHIEKLLPAAALHFSEDSKTVVSLGNWTNTIDKLDIETGEANVKKIKEMVKRANSSQSYALTADKFAVGRQDGKIELGSTMTGEKFSTLSGHTGGIQERLPPAADEEIPPAGEIRWQFSDGTPNSVLALAFSPDGTKLASGSKDKTVRLWDTFTNDELVTLRKHTGSTNALAFSPDGKMLASGSTDKTVQLWDAATGAHLATFDEHISGIAALTFSPDGRTLASGSTDGTIQFWDTTTKTLLPIRLTEHMEWVKAVSFLEDNSMLASVDFNGVITLWDLKTSQKTAVQTIGPRHFLMTSAFSPHGTKLVSTGAKSATFLNIGPSKLVTTQEPDHLVRLTDVRTGRELATLTKTVGGMNQEVGMAFSPDGKVVAFHGSGGIHVWQTETRDVLTIRFLEQNNNDAMVEQHMVAQLLNEVTVLMFSPDGKKLVSGTMGGKVQMWDPETGVELAPFLAGQELPADFTVSYEDPITALAFSPNGALLAVGSQQKIRLLGSSKQPRVKDVPRGTKSLAFSPDDTVLLAGLRNGGIELLDMTTGEKITTLNGHTATVETLVFSPDAKTLVSTGQDGTILLWDWEEAIKGSSAMEE, from the coding sequence ATGAAAAATGACGATGCTGAACTCATTCAACGCGTCCTTGAAGGCGACGATGATGCCTTCTCTGTGCTTGTGAGAAAATACCAGAAACAGGTGCACGCGTTGGCGTGGCGGAAAATCGGGGATTTCCACACCGCAGAGGAGATTACACAGGACACGTTCCTGAAAGCATACAAGAAACTTGCAACACTCAAGGAACCGCAGCGTTTTGACAGTTGGCTTTATGTCATCGCCGCGAATCGCTGTAGCTCTTGGCTCCGAAAAAAGCGGGTGTGGACGCAGCCACTTGAGGAGCTTGAGGAGACAGACAACGCGCACGTACAAACAGGTACATATTCGGGATACGTCGCTGCGGAAAACGAGCGCACAACCGCAGAAGCACAGCGCGATGTCGTCAAAAAGTTGCTCGCGAGACTCCAAGAGAGTGAACGCACTGTCATCACGCTCCACTACTTCGGAGAAATGTCGTGCACAGAGATTAGCGCGTTTTTAGGGGTATCCGCAAATACAATTAAGAGTCGTCTCCGTCGGGCACAGCAGCGTCTAAAGAGAGAAGAACCGATGATCAGAGCGGCTTTGGATAACTTCAAAATCACCCCGAATCTCACAGAGAATATTATGCGAGAGGTCGCCCGTATTAAACCCGCTACACCGTCCAGTAGCAAGCCTTTCGCACCGTGGACAATCGCCGCTTCTACAGTAGCAGTGGTGTTACTAATGTTAGGTATTGGAAATCAACAACACGCAATCCGTTTTCAACAACCCTATAGCCTTGATGCCGCATCGGAGATGACGGTTGAACTGATTGAGACACCCATCGTGCTGAATATTGCATCAAAACCCGATATACGGACGCAGATCGGAAGCACCAACACACCCAACAAAAGCAGCAAATCTGGACAACCATTTAAGGATACCCAAGCATTCGTCAAAGAAGCACACGCTGACGAATTTGTTGATGATTACACAAAATGGGAACTCCCCAAAGCGGCGAAAGCGCGCCTCGGAAAAGGCGGTATCAACGCGCTTCAATTCTCACCCGATGGTACACAAATTGCTGTCGGAAGTAACATCGGTGTGTGGCTTTACGATGCAGAAACAGGAAAAGAAATTAATATGTTCCCAGGCATGTGTGAGTCCATTGTTTTTTCACCGGATGGGCAATTCATCGCAAGTAGCGGGAGCCGCCCCGGACTTCAGTTGTGGGAGATAGTTACTGGTCAGAAAATGTCCCATATTGAGAAACTACTTCCTGCCGCGGCACTGCATTTCTCTGAGGATAGCAAAACAGTTGTCAGTTTGGGGAACTGGACAAACACCATTGACAAGTTAGATATTGAAACAGGTGAGGCAAATGTGAAGAAAATCAAAGAAATGGTAAAGAGAGCAAATTCGTCTCAATCTTACGCCCTCACAGCGGATAAATTTGCGGTCGGTAGGCAGGACGGAAAGATCGAACTGGGAAGCACAATGACCGGTGAAAAATTCTCTACCCTCAGTGGACATACAGGCGGAATCCAGGAACGGTTACCCCCCGCAGCAGATGAGGAGATCCCGCCAGCAGGAGAGATTCGGTGGCAGTTTTCAGACGGTACCCCTAACTCCGTGTTAGCCTTAGCATTTTCACCCGATGGAACAAAACTCGCCAGTGGAAGTAAGGATAAAACGGTGCGATTATGGGATACTTTCACCAACGACGAATTGGTTACCCTCCGAAAACATACAGGTTCGACAAACGCTTTAGCATTCTCACCGGATGGGAAAATGCTCGCAAGTGGGAGCACCGATAAGACCGTGCAGTTGTGGGATGCTGCGACCGGCGCGCACCTCGCAACGTTCGATGAGCATATTAGCGGTATTGCAGCACTCACATTTTCGCCAGACGGACGTACCCTCGCAAGCGGAAGTACAGATGGTACAATCCAATTTTGGGACACAACCACCAAAACATTGTTACCGATTCGTCTCACAGAACACATGGAGTGGGTGAAAGCAGTCTCCTTCCTTGAAGACAATTCTATGCTCGCCAGCGTTGACTTTAACGGCGTAATTACTTTGTGGGACCTAAAGACATCGCAAAAAACCGCGGTTCAAACGATAGGACCTCGGCATTTCTTAATGACTTCAGCGTTTTCACCGCATGGAACGAAACTCGTTAGCACCGGTGCAAAATCCGCCACATTCCTCAACATAGGTCCCAGTAAGCTTGTCACCACGCAGGAGCCAGATCATCTGGTCCGTCTGACAGATGTTCGTACGGGACGTGAATTAGCAACCCTAACAAAGACAGTTGGCGGAATGAATCAAGAAGTAGGTATGGCTTTTTCGCCTGACGGAAAAGTGGTAGCCTTCCACGGTTCGGGTGGGATTCATGTATGGCAGACAGAAACGAGGGATGTTCTTACTATCCGATTCTTAGAACAAAACAATAATGACGCGATGGTCGAGCAGCACATGGTGGCTCAACTGCTAAACGAAGTCACGGTTCTGATGTTCTCACCAGATGGCAAAAAACTTGTTAGTGGAACCATGGGCGGAAAGGTTCAGATGTGGGATCCAGAAACGGGTGTTGAGTTAGCACCCTTCCTTGCTGGACAGGAGCTGCCTGCCGATTTTACCGTGAGTTATGAAGATCCGATTACAGCGTTGGCGTTCTCTCCAAATGGGGCATTACTCGCTGTCGGAAGTCAACAAAAAATCCGTTTATTGGGTAGCAGTAAGCAGCCTCGCGTTAAAGATGTTCCACGCGGCACCAAGTCGTTAGCGTTCTCACCTGATGATACTGTTCTCCTTGCAGGACTTAGAAACGGTGGAATTGAATTATTGGATATGACAACAGGGGAAAAAATTACCACACTCAATGGGCATACCGCAACAGTGGAGACGTTAGTATTCTCACCCGATGCAAAGACGCTCGTTAGTACTGGACAAGACGGAACTATTCTTTTGTGGGATTGGGAGGAAGCCATCAAGGGCTCATCTGCAATGGAGGAATAA
- a CDS encoding PorV/PorQ family protein, with the protein MFKSVLKSIKCAKVIQNPLPHFRTLEHFRDTCKLFVLSIIAFCVVTIPSADAKYTADFLTLGVGARALAMGGAGTALSDNAYAAYWNPAGLGYLTRYEVSFMHSTLNGEDAYDFVSYVHPIKKRGAIGISWLRVGVDDIPITSLPVVTRPVGPTNRPKVIGTFNSTDNAFLLASGWMLPSFHGIDLRLGSTLKLLYMSGYRTTNAIGGGADIGFVAMTNPEKSHRLTLGLQASDVFRTKIYWNTPPPSADLTSHTETIPPHLKIGIATTHTLAIFHSTLILALDTYIKDGVELHGGAEWTLFDLLSLRIGFDERKGIERTRRLTAGVGLNLRFVTGAGAGLDYAFANHPALGGSHRMSLRIRF; encoded by the coding sequence ATGTTTAAAAGTGTGCTGAAGTCCATAAAGTGTGCTAAAGTTATTCAAAATCCCCTCCCTCACTTCCGGACTTTAGAACACTTTAGAGACACTTGCAAACTTTTTGTTCTATCTATAATTGCGTTCTGTGTAGTAACTATTCCATCTGCGGATGCGAAGTATACCGCGGACTTCCTAACGCTTGGTGTCGGTGCTCGCGCACTTGCTATGGGTGGTGCGGGGACTGCACTGAGTGACAATGCCTACGCGGCTTATTGGAATCCTGCTGGATTGGGATACCTCACCCGATACGAAGTTAGTTTCATGCATTCCACACTCAATGGAGAGGACGCGTATGACTTTGTGAGTTATGTCCATCCGATTAAAAAACGAGGTGCGATCGGTATAAGTTGGCTACGCGTTGGCGTTGACGATATTCCTATTACCAGTCTACCGGTAGTCACGCGTCCTGTCGGACCCACGAACCGTCCAAAAGTAATTGGGACTTTCAATAGTACGGATAACGCCTTCCTCCTTGCATCTGGTTGGATGCTCCCTTCTTTTCACGGTATTGATCTCCGTCTCGGTAGCACACTCAAGCTGCTCTACATGAGCGGATATCGGACAACAAACGCCATCGGTGGCGGTGCAGACATCGGTTTCGTTGCGATGACAAATCCAGAAAAATCGCATCGTCTGACGCTCGGACTGCAAGCCAGCGATGTTTTTCGGACAAAAATCTATTGGAACACACCGCCGCCATCAGCAGACCTGACATCCCACACCGAGACGATACCACCGCATCTGAAAATCGGCATTGCAACGACACACACACTTGCCATTTTCCATAGCACCCTTATCTTAGCTTTGGATACCTATATCAAGGATGGCGTTGAGTTGCATGGCGGTGCTGAATGGACACTCTTTGATCTACTTTCGTTGCGTATTGGCTTTGATGAGCGTAAAGGAATTGAACGCACTCGACGTTTGACGGCAGGCGTTGGGTTGAACCTCCGGTTCGTCACCGGGGCAGGCGCGGGGTTAGACTACGCATTTGCAAACCATCCGGCATTAGGGGGCAGCCACCGCATGTCTCTCAGGATTAGGTTTTAG